A window of Prolixibacter sp. SD074 contains these coding sequences:
- a CDS encoding glycosyltransferase family 2 protein, which produces MDISVVVPLFNEEESLPELHAWITRVMNEHGFSFEVVYVDDGSNDGSWKWIEETAQSDEHIRGVRFRRNYGKSAALHTAFEEVKGDVVITMDADLQDSPDEIPELYKMIVEQGYDLVSGWKKKRYDPISKTLPSKLYNFTASKVTGIKLHDFNCGLKAYRKKVVKSIEVYGEMHRYIPYIAKQAGFTQIGEKVVQHRARKYGKTKFGMSRFIYGYLDLMSIYFISRFGKRPMHLFGTIGTFMFVIGFLASLWLGGYKLYCVANSIHADKVTESPYFYLALSFMLMGTQLFLAGFLGELVSRSASERNVYLIETRTDMEGKES; this is translated from the coding sequence ATGGATATATCGGTTGTAGTACCCTTATTTAATGAGGAAGAGTCACTGCCTGAACTGCACGCGTGGATCACAAGGGTGATGAATGAGCATGGTTTTTCATTCGAAGTAGTGTATGTGGATGATGGCAGTAACGATGGTTCGTGGAAATGGATTGAGGAAACAGCCCAGAGCGATGAGCATATCCGGGGTGTTCGTTTTCGTCGTAACTACGGAAAATCGGCAGCGTTACATACTGCTTTCGAAGAAGTGAAAGGAGATGTGGTGATTACCATGGACGCCGATTTGCAGGACAGCCCTGATGAAATCCCGGAACTATACAAGATGATTGTGGAGCAGGGTTACGATTTGGTTTCGGGATGGAAGAAAAAACGGTACGATCCGATTTCCAAAACACTGCCGAGCAAACTCTACAATTTTACCGCCAGTAAAGTAACCGGCATCAAATTGCACGATTTTAACTGTGGTTTGAAAGCCTACCGGAAAAAGGTGGTGAAGAGTATTGAAGTGTATGGTGAAATGCACCGTTACATTCCATACATTGCCAAGCAGGCTGGATTTACACAGATTGGAGAGAAGGTGGTCCAGCACCGTGCCCGGAAATATGGTAAGACCAAATTCGGGATGAGCCGGTTCATTTACGGCTACCTCGATTTGATGTCCATCTATTTCATATCCCGTTTTGGGAAAAGGCCAATGCACCTGTTTGGAACCATAGGAACGTTTATGTTTGTCATTGGCTTTCTGGCTTCCCTGTGGTTGGGCGGTTACAAATTGTATTGCGTGGCCAATAGCATACACGCGGACAAAGTGACTGAGAGTCCGTATTTCTACCTGGCACTTTCGTTCATGCTCATGGGAACACAGTTGTTTTTAGCCGGATTTTTGGGCGAACTGGTTTCCCGTAGCGCCAGCGAACGAAACGTGTATCTCATCGAAACGAGAACCGATATGGAAGGGAAAGAATCGTAA
- a CDS encoding DUF4199 domain-containing protein, with translation MENQNKSVFGPAMSYGLYLGLALILSQVIFYVSGNPFSQIGVYISHALLLGGISWGMLLFRQKSGAEGMPYGRALGLGTAQAFFSSILLGFFIFILYKFIDTGLLDKFYIYTEQTYLEHGMSEDQVETIMNMSKKAMTPAIMGVSQAFTLTLFGFIFSLILAIFFKRNPEEPFGEVVDEEEQN, from the coding sequence ATGGAAAATCAAAATAAATCGGTATTCGGTCCTGCCATGTCCTATGGATTGTACTTAGGACTTGCGCTGATATTATCGCAGGTGATATTCTACGTGAGTGGAAACCCATTTTCTCAAATAGGTGTATATATTTCCCATGCCTTGCTTTTAGGTGGAATTTCCTGGGGTATGCTCCTGTTTCGCCAAAAAAGCGGAGCTGAAGGGATGCCCTACGGAAGGGCGCTTGGCCTGGGGACAGCTCAAGCATTTTTTTCCTCAATTTTACTTGGGTTCTTTATTTTCATCCTGTATAAATTTATTGATACCGGATTACTTGATAAGTTTTATATCTACACCGAGCAAACTTATCTGGAGCACGGTATGTCAGAGGATCAGGTTGAAACCATTATGAATATGTCGAAGAAGGCGATGACTCCTGCCATCATGGGTGTTTCGCAGGCCTTTACTTTGACCTTATTCGGATTTATCTTTTCTTTGATTCTTGCAATTTTCTTTAAACGAAATCCCGAAGAACCTTTCGGTGAAGTAGTGGACGAGGAAGAACAGAATTAA
- a CDS encoding aminotransferase class IV, protein MTQIHPKGHQMPSNFPVELYEVIRVIRKVPLFLEEHLDRLYQSARVAEVHHLPGPVALEEKLISFLRNSKVSEGNIRLSLTIHSNEDVPEPAMAFIPHRYPEGRNYAEGVRLRTLMSQRELPNAKIYRPVLSQRTDEIIAEGKYYEVLLVNHKGYITEGSRSNVFFVKGNRLYTPPTQQVLPGITRKVILRLCIENDILISEEPIKLLELDTFDAVFISGTSVKVLPVSHIDDHQFERANMLIRRIGRLYDTQIESYIRNKIMP, encoded by the coding sequence ATGACGCAAATACACCCGAAAGGGCATCAAATGCCATCCAATTTTCCGGTAGAGCTTTACGAGGTAATTCGTGTTATCCGAAAGGTGCCGCTTTTCCTGGAGGAGCACCTGGACCGGTTATATCAATCGGCCCGGGTGGCAGAAGTACATCATTTGCCCGGTCCGGTTGCGCTGGAGGAGAAGCTGATTTCGTTTTTGCGTAATAGTAAAGTTTCGGAAGGAAACATCCGGCTATCGTTAACCATCCATTCGAATGAGGACGTACCGGAGCCAGCAATGGCATTTATTCCGCACCGTTACCCGGAAGGCCGGAACTATGCTGAAGGAGTTCGGTTAAGGACACTGATGTCCCAACGTGAATTGCCCAATGCGAAAATCTACCGCCCGGTATTGAGCCAACGAACCGATGAAATTATCGCCGAAGGGAAATACTATGAGGTGTTGCTGGTCAATCACAAAGGCTACATCACCGAAGGAAGTCGCTCCAATGTATTTTTCGTCAAAGGAAATCGGTTATATACTCCTCCCACCCAACAAGTGTTGCCCGGTATTACCCGAAAAGTCATCCTCCGTTTATGCATCGAAAATGACATCCTGATAAGTGAAGAACCAATAAAACTGTTGGAGCTGGATACTTTCGATGCGGTATTTATTTCGGGCACATCCGTCAAGGTTTTACCCGTTTCACATATCGATGATCACCAATTTGAACGCGCAAACATGCTCATAAGGAGAATCGGGCGCCTGTACGACACACAAATTGAATCCTACATCAGGAATAAAATTATGCCTTAA
- a CDS encoding NIPSNAP family protein — translation MKRRNFLRSAMVGAAGTAVSASVLGAGRASSSRKQFYELRDYELVRSERQEFLDQYFRYALIPALNRAGIEHVGVFSEIQAEHPARILLLIPYNSGKDFFKVKEEWAEDETFRKAAQKYNSLPADNYVYSRYTTYLLEAFSGFPEIKISTGEPGIFELRNYQSYSEDAGRRKIEMFNREELALFNEVGLSPLFFGKVLAGDTMPSLTYMLSFNNMEERDALWKKFGESEGWKQMEDKPEYANTVSEIVNRFYEPLSYSQI, via the coding sequence ATGAAACGTCGCAATTTTCTTCGTTCCGCCATGGTGGGAGCTGCCGGTACGGCTGTATCTGCGAGTGTTCTTGGAGCCGGAAGAGCCTCATCTTCCCGTAAGCAGTTTTACGAATTACGGGATTATGAACTGGTTCGATCAGAAAGACAGGAGTTCCTCGATCAATATTTCAGATACGCATTGATCCCGGCTTTGAATCGGGCCGGAATAGAGCATGTCGGGGTTTTTAGCGAAATACAGGCTGAACATCCGGCACGAATATTATTACTTATCCCTTACAATTCGGGTAAGGACTTTTTCAAGGTGAAAGAGGAATGGGCAGAAGATGAAACTTTCAGAAAAGCGGCACAAAAATACAATAGCCTTCCTGCAGACAACTACGTGTATTCCCGTTATACGACATATTTGCTGGAAGCATTTTCCGGTTTTCCGGAAATAAAAATTTCTACCGGGGAACCGGGAATTTTTGAACTGCGTAATTATCAAAGTTACAGTGAAGATGCGGGGAGAAGAAAGATAGAGATGTTTAACAGGGAGGAACTGGCACTATTCAATGAGGTTGGACTTTCGCCGTTGTTTTTTGGCAAAGTATTGGCCGGCGACACCATGCCATCATTAACTTATATGCTTAGTTTTAACAATATGGAAGAACGCGATGCCCTGTGGAAAAAATTTGGTGAGAGTGAAGGATGGAAGCAGATGGAAGACAAGCCGGAATATGCGAATACGGTTTCCGAAATTGTAAACCGGTTTTATGAACCACTAAGTTATTCCCAGATATAG
- the nifJ gene encoding pyruvate:ferredoxin (flavodoxin) oxidoreductase, whose translation MANKKKFITCDGNYAASYVSYIFSEVACIYPITPSSPMAESVDEWAAKGRENLFGQPVRLAEMQSEGGASGAVHGALQSGALTTTYTASQGLLLMIPNMYKIAGELLPTVFHVSARTLATHALSIFGDHSDVYATRQTGFAMLASGSVQEAMDLAGIAHLSTIKSRVPFVHFFDGFRTSHEIQKIEVLENDDLAPLVDMDALQEFRDRALNPEHPVTRGTAQNPDIFFQAKEASNVFYDAVPDIVEDYMKEVSKITGREYHPFTYYGAPDAENIIMAMGSVTETIRETIDYLASQGKKVGLVTVHLYRPFSTKYLLNVLPKSVKRISVLDRTKEPGANGEPLYLDVRDVFYGQKDAPLVVGGRYGLGSKDTTPAQIISIYNNLELPEPKNQFTVGIEDDVTFKSLPLLPEVKVSPDELYEAKFYGLGSDGTVGANKNSIKIIGGSTDKYCQAYFAYDSKKSGGFTASHLRFGDAPIRSTYLITTPDFVACHVPAYLNQYEVLKGLKKGGSFLLNTIWDEEETKKRLPDHMKRYMAENDISFYIINGTKLATEIGLGNRTNTIMQSAFFKITGVIPYEMAVDEMKKAIVKSYGNKGETIVNMNFAAVDAGGKNVQKIDVPAEWAKLGANGGVTTIGERPDFIRNVVDIINAQKGDDLPVSTFKGIEDGTFPAGTTAFEKRGIAVDVPEWVPENCIQCNQCAYVCPHAAIRPFLVNEEELAGVPAGTETIKANGKQFAGLQYRIQVAPLDCTGCGSCADVCPSKEKSLVMKPLDTQEPEVGRWDYFANNVSYKDKLVDKTKTVKNTQFAQPLFEFSGACAGCGETPYVKLVTQLFGERMMIANATGCSSIYGASAPATPYCPNNESGHGPAWANSLFEDNAEYGFGMAEGVKAQRERLSNVMGKALNNGASDAEREAFTEWLEGMANAEKSEEATAKVLDAINGKDAAYAREIESLKQYLVKKSMWIFGGDGWAYDIGYGGLDHVLASGEDVNVLVLDTEVYSNTGGQASKATPVGAVAKFAASGKKIRKKDLGAMAMSYGYVYVAQVAMGSSQSQYLKALREAEAYPGPSLIIAYAPCIAHGLRSSMGRSQEEEKRAVESGYWSLFRFNPLLEDEGKNPFQLDSKEPDWSKFQDFLNGEVRYTALKKSFPAEADRLFKAAEANAKWRYRSYQRMAAMDWALEE comes from the coding sequence ATGGCAAACAAAAAAAAGTTCATAACCTGTGATGGTAATTACGCTGCTTCATACGTCAGTTATATTTTTAGCGAAGTAGCTTGTATTTATCCCATTACGCCGTCATCACCCATGGCGGAAAGTGTAGATGAGTGGGCGGCTAAAGGCCGTGAAAACCTTTTTGGACAACCGGTTCGTTTGGCAGAAATGCAGAGTGAGGGTGGAGCATCTGGCGCTGTCCATGGTGCACTTCAGTCGGGTGCGCTTACCACAACGTATACTGCATCGCAAGGGCTTTTGTTGATGATCCCCAATATGTATAAAATTGCGGGCGAACTTTTACCTACCGTATTTCACGTAAGCGCCCGAACTTTGGCAACGCATGCGCTGTCAATTTTTGGCGATCATAGTGACGTTTATGCGACCCGTCAAACCGGTTTTGCAATGTTGGCTTCCGGTTCGGTCCAGGAAGCAATGGATTTGGCCGGTATTGCTCACCTTTCAACCATTAAAAGCCGCGTGCCTTTCGTTCACTTCTTCGATGGTTTCCGTACTTCGCACGAGATTCAGAAAATCGAAGTGCTGGAGAATGATGATTTGGCGCCACTGGTTGATATGGATGCTTTACAGGAGTTCCGTGACCGCGCGTTGAACCCGGAACATCCGGTGACCCGTGGTACCGCACAGAACCCTGATATTTTCTTCCAGGCAAAAGAGGCTTCTAATGTATTCTACGATGCCGTTCCGGATATTGTTGAAGATTACATGAAGGAAGTCAGCAAAATCACTGGTCGTGAATATCATCCGTTTACTTATTACGGTGCACCCGATGCTGAAAATATCATCATGGCAATGGGCTCGGTTACCGAAACCATCCGCGAAACCATTGATTACCTGGCAAGTCAGGGTAAAAAAGTAGGCCTGGTTACAGTTCACCTGTATCGTCCGTTCTCAACCAAGTACTTGCTTAATGTCCTGCCGAAGTCAGTAAAACGCATTTCTGTTCTCGATCGGACCAAAGAACCGGGGGCAAACGGTGAGCCTTTGTATCTCGATGTTCGCGATGTATTCTATGGACAGAAAGATGCTCCGCTGGTAGTAGGCGGTCGTTACGGATTAGGATCAAAAGATACTACCCCCGCGCAAATCATTTCTATTTATAATAACCTGGAATTGCCCGAACCTAAAAATCAATTTACCGTTGGTATCGAAGACGACGTGACCTTCAAGTCGCTGCCATTGCTGCCCGAGGTAAAAGTATCTCCTGATGAATTGTACGAAGCAAAATTCTACGGTCTGGGATCGGATGGTACGGTTGGTGCGAATAAAAACTCCATCAAAATCATTGGTGGTTCAACCGACAAATACTGTCAGGCATATTTTGCTTACGATTCGAAAAAATCAGGTGGTTTCACCGCATCACACCTGCGTTTTGGTGACGCCCCAATTCGTTCGACTTACCTAATTACTACTCCCGACTTTGTCGCCTGTCACGTACCGGCTTATCTGAATCAGTACGAAGTATTGAAAGGGTTAAAAAAAGGTGGTTCCTTCCTGTTGAATACCATATGGGATGAAGAAGAAACGAAGAAACGCCTGCCGGATCACATGAAGCGTTACATGGCAGAGAACGACATTAGTTTCTATATCATCAATGGTACCAAACTCGCTACCGAAATTGGTCTGGGTAACCGTACCAATACCATCATGCAGTCGGCCTTCTTTAAAATTACCGGAGTCATTCCTTACGAAATGGCTGTAGACGAAATGAAGAAAGCGATTGTAAAATCGTATGGTAATAAAGGTGAGACCATTGTCAATATGAACTTTGCTGCCGTTGATGCCGGAGGAAAAAACGTGCAGAAAATCGACGTTCCTGCTGAATGGGCCAAACTGGGCGCAAATGGAGGTGTAACAACTATCGGCGAGCGTCCTGATTTCATCAGGAATGTGGTTGATATCATCAATGCTCAAAAAGGTGATGACCTGCCGGTTTCTACATTCAAAGGAATCGAAGATGGTACGTTCCCTGCCGGAACAACTGCTTTCGAGAAACGTGGTATTGCTGTTGATGTGCCGGAATGGGTACCGGAAAACTGTATTCAGTGTAACCAGTGCGCTTATGTTTGTCCTCACGCAGCCATTCGTCCTTTCCTGGTAAATGAGGAAGAACTGGCTGGTGTTCCTGCAGGAACCGAAACCATTAAAGCCAATGGAAAACAGTTTGCCGGATTGCAGTATCGTATTCAGGTTGCCCCGCTTGATTGTACCGGTTGTGGTAGCTGTGCCGATGTTTGTCCTTCCAAGGAAAAATCATTGGTAATGAAGCCTCTGGATACCCAGGAACCAGAAGTAGGGCGTTGGGATTACTTTGCCAACAACGTATCGTACAAAGACAAGTTGGTCGATAAGACCAAAACGGTTAAGAACACGCAGTTTGCACAGCCTCTCTTCGAATTTTCCGGTGCTTGTGCCGGTTGCGGTGAAACTCCATACGTGAAACTCGTAACTCAGCTTTTCGGTGAGCGCATGATGATTGCCAACGCTACCGGTTGTTCTTCCATTTACGGTGCTTCAGCTCCGGCAACTCCGTACTGCCCGAACAACGAAAGCGGACACGGACCGGCCTGGGCAAACTCACTCTTCGAAGATAACGCCGAATATGGTTTCGGTATGGCCGAAGGTGTAAAAGCGCAACGCGAACGTCTTTCCAATGTGATGGGAAAAGCGCTCAATAACGGCGCTTCGGACGCTGAACGCGAAGCTTTCACCGAATGGTTGGAAGGTATGGCCAATGCTGAGAAATCAGAAGAAGCTACCGCGAAAGTGCTGGATGCTATCAACGGAAAAGATGCAGCTTATGCTCGTGAAATCGAATCGCTGAAGCAGTATCTCGTGAAGAAATCGATGTGGATCTTCGGTGGTGACGGATGGGCTTATGATATCGGTTACGGAGGTTTGGACCACGTATTGGCTTCCGGTGAAGATGTGAACGTATTGGTTCTCGATACCGAGGTTTACTCGAATACAGGCGGACAGGCTTCTAAAGCAACTCCGGTTGGTGCTGTAGCTAAGTTCGCTGCTTCGGGTAAGAAAATCCGGAAAAAAGACCTGGGAGCCATGGCAATGAGTTACGGTTACGTATATGTTGCACAGGTGGCGATGGGATCAAGCCAGTCACAGTACCTGAAAGCATTGCGCGAAGCTGAAGCTTATCCCGGACCATCCCTGATTATTGCTTACGCACCTTGTATTGCTCATGGATTGCGCAGCTCGATGGGGCGCTCGCAGGAAGAAGAAAAACGTGCCGTTGAAAGCGGTTACTGGTCGCTCTTCCGCTTTAATCCGCTGCTCGAGGACGAAGGAAAGAATCCGTTCCAGCTCGATTCGAAAGAGCCGGATTGGAGCAAATTCCAGGACTTCCTGAACGGTGAGGTACGTTATACTGCACTGAAGAAGTCGTTCCCGGCTGAAGCCGATCGGCTCTTCAAAGCTGCTGAAGCGAATGCTAAATGGCGTTACCGTTCATACCAGCGTATGGCTGCTATGGACTGGGCCCTTGAGGAATAA
- a CDS encoding AAA family ATPase, which produces MFIFVENSLLKVEYFLNTHRYLVRESNKLIHRELVEDIDWEHRLICIKGFRGVGKTTFLLEYVREQFGEDKSCLYVNLNHFYFTKRRIFSFADEFYKRGGKVLILDQVHKYPGWATELRQCYDELPGLKIIFSGSPVLRVIEGNEVLKDIARVYHLEGLSFREYLNYRAGKHFSKVTLKDILNRHEEIVRDIISEVRPLAYFPDYLKFGYYPYFINNQVFYTENLLKHANLALEIDVTYLNQIELKYLPKLRKLLQIISAQMPLAPNVSKLSSEVEISRATVLNYLRYLKNARLINMLFPNGNNGQLKKPDLVYLHNTNLLHAIAPENINNRNLRQTFFYNQVGYQHTLTSTPEADFRVDGKYDFWVGGKYTQPEKPKQYGAADMIEIGDGNIIPLWLFGFLY; this is translated from the coding sequence ATGTTTATTTTTGTTGAAAATAGTTTACTCAAGGTGGAATACTTTCTTAACACACATCGCTATTTAGTCCGCGAATCAAATAAATTGATTCACAGGGAGCTGGTCGAAGATATTGATTGGGAACATCGCCTGATTTGTATTAAAGGGTTCAGAGGAGTGGGAAAGACTACCTTTCTGCTGGAATATGTAAGGGAACAATTTGGCGAAGACAAGAGCTGTCTGTATGTCAATCTGAATCATTTCTATTTCACAAAGCGTCGTATTTTTTCATTTGCCGACGAATTTTACAAACGGGGCGGAAAAGTGCTGATCCTTGATCAGGTTCATAAGTATCCGGGATGGGCAACTGAGTTGCGGCAGTGCTACGATGAATTGCCCGGGTTGAAAATTATTTTCAGTGGTTCGCCGGTCCTTCGTGTGATTGAAGGAAATGAGGTGTTAAAAGACATTGCCCGTGTTTATCACCTGGAAGGCCTCTCGTTCCGCGAATATTTAAATTACCGTGCGGGGAAACACTTCTCAAAAGTTACGCTGAAAGATATTCTTAACCGGCACGAGGAAATTGTTCGGGATATCATTAGTGAAGTAAGGCCGTTGGCGTATTTCCCCGATTATCTGAAATTCGGTTATTATCCTTATTTCATCAATAACCAGGTCTTTTATACCGAGAATTTATTGAAGCATGCGAACCTGGCCCTCGAAATTGATGTGACATATCTCAACCAGATAGAGTTAAAATATTTGCCAAAACTGCGAAAGCTGTTGCAGATCATCAGTGCACAGATGCCATTGGCACCAAATGTGAGTAAATTGAGCTCCGAAGTAGAGATATCACGGGCAACCGTACTGAATTACCTCCGTTACCTGAAAAATGCACGGCTTATCAACATGCTTTTTCCGAATGGTAATAACGGGCAGTTAAAGAAACCCGACCTGGTATACCTGCACAATACCAATTTGCTGCATGCCATCGCTCCGGAAAACATTAACAATCGTAACCTGAGGCAGACATTTTTCTATAATCAGGTGGGATATCAGCATACATTGACCTCGACGCCGGAGGCCGATTTCCGTGTCGACGGAAAATACGATTTTTGGGTGGGGGGAAAATATACACAGCCGGAAAAACCGAAGCAATATGGCGCGGCCGATATGATTGAAATTGGTGATGGTAACATCATTCCATTGTGGCTTTTTGGTTTTCTGTATTGA
- a CDS encoding response regulator transcription factor, translating into MKTTTFEQPVTMQPDQIRANHILVVDDEADLCEILQFNLESVGFNVDTAYSAEEALELPLEKYDLILLDVMMGEISGFKLANILKKDERLKNIPVIFITAKSTENDTLTGFNLGAEDYISKPFSIKEVIARVKVALRHLENHSENKTSVINVGDLKIYPEEKKLVIDGHTINLTKKEFEILLLLCEHPGKVFTREEILTQIWEHESYILDRTVDVNITRLRKKIGRYSKRIVTRQGYGYCFEQDR; encoded by the coding sequence ATGAAAACAACAACATTTGAGCAACCTGTAACCATGCAACCTGACCAGATAAGAGCCAACCATATTTTAGTAGTTGATGACGAAGCCGATTTGTGTGAAATTCTTCAATTTAATTTAGAGAGTGTAGGATTTAATGTGGATACCGCTTACTCAGCTGAAGAGGCACTTGAACTCCCGTTGGAAAAATATGACCTGATTTTGCTCGACGTAATGATGGGCGAAATTTCCGGGTTTAAACTGGCCAACATACTAAAGAAAGATGAAAGACTAAAAAATATTCCGGTTATATTTATTACTGCTAAAAGCACGGAAAATGACACGCTGACCGGCTTCAATCTTGGAGCCGAAGATTATATTTCCAAGCCCTTTTCGATAAAAGAGGTTATTGCCCGGGTAAAGGTTGCACTGCGGCATCTGGAAAACCACTCCGAAAACAAAACATCCGTAATTAATGTTGGTGACCTGAAAATCTATCCCGAGGAAAAGAAACTGGTCATTGATGGCCACACCATAAATCTGACCAAAAAGGAGTTTGAAATTCTACTGCTACTATGCGAGCATCCTGGCAAGGTATTTACCCGGGAAGAGATACTCACACAAATATGGGAACATGAATCATATATTCTCGACCGGACCGTTGATGTAAATATTACCCGCCTACGGAAAAAGATTGGACGCTATAGTAAAAGGATTGTCACCCGCCAGGGATACGGTTACTGCTTTGAACAGGATCGTTAA
- the rho gene encoding transcription termination factor Rho has protein sequence MYDILELSKKLVPELRDIAKELKIKRVESFKKQDLIYKILDTQAILASEGKKADKNPAPKKGPKADKAEIVKNSSPVEKPVETAPVRKATPVANEGHRPKSNDDKNDRRRSRRPRVGRDQEYAPPAEKRPVEKRPVEKRPVESTQPADNRFSEPSDSAPKPRRDDFRKDDSHRERNDREQAGPSKYQPQQQRQAPAPHRNTQTPGGRQRDNEKAFEFDGIIQASGVLEIMQDGYGFLRSSDFNYLNSPDDIYVSQSQIKLFGLKTGDNVTGAIRPPKEGEKYFPLIKVVEINGRSPEYIRDRVPFDHLTPLFPNEKFNITGKGYSSLSSRVVDMFSPIGKGQRGLIVAQPKTGKTVLLKEIANAIAGNHPEVYMMVLLIDERPEEVTDMARSVNAEVISSTFDEPAERHVRVANMVLEKAKRMVECGHDVVILLDSITRLARAYNTVAPASGKVLSGGVDANALHKPKRFFGAARNIEEGGSLTILATALTETGSKMDDVIFEEFKGTGNMELQLDRKLSNRRIFPAVDITASSTRREELLIEKYALDKIWILRNYLTDMNSVEAMQFLKDRLLKTATNEEFLVSMNDS, from the coding sequence ATGTACGACATTCTTGAGCTTAGCAAGAAACTGGTTCCCGAGTTGCGGGATATTGCTAAGGAGTTGAAAATTAAAAGAGTTGAGTCCTTTAAGAAGCAAGACCTTATCTATAAAATACTGGATACACAGGCCATACTTGCTTCCGAGGGCAAGAAGGCTGACAAAAATCCCGCCCCAAAGAAGGGGCCCAAGGCAGATAAGGCTGAAATCGTGAAAAATAGTTCACCTGTAGAAAAACCGGTTGAAACTGCTCCGGTCAGAAAAGCCACGCCCGTGGCCAACGAAGGACACCGCCCAAAATCAAATGACGATAAAAATGATCGTCGTCGTTCGCGCCGGCCGAGAGTTGGGCGGGATCAGGAATATGCACCACCGGCTGAAAAACGTCCGGTAGAAAAACGTCCGGTAGAAAAACGACCGGTGGAGAGTACCCAACCGGCAGATAACCGGTTTTCAGAACCATCTGATTCCGCACCAAAACCACGCAGGGACGATTTTCGTAAGGATGATTCCCACAGGGAGCGAAACGACCGCGAACAGGCAGGCCCATCTAAGTATCAGCCTCAGCAACAGCGCCAGGCTCCTGCTCCTCACCGGAATACACAAACCCCGGGGGGGCGTCAGCGGGACAATGAAAAGGCTTTTGAATTTGATGGAATTATCCAGGCCTCCGGTGTTTTGGAAATTATGCAGGATGGTTATGGATTCCTTCGCTCTTCGGATTTCAACTATTTGAATTCACCTGACGATATTTATGTTTCTCAGTCGCAGATAAAACTTTTCGGATTAAAAACCGGCGATAACGTGACTGGTGCTATTCGACCTCCCAAAGAGGGGGAAAAATATTTTCCGTTGATCAAAGTAGTGGAGATCAACGGTCGCAGTCCTGAGTATATTCGCGACCGGGTACCGTTTGATCACCTGACACCGCTTTTCCCAAATGAAAAATTCAACATTACCGGAAAAGGTTACTCGAGCTTATCGAGCCGGGTAGTTGATATGTTTTCGCCGATCGGGAAAGGACAGCGTGGTTTGATTGTGGCCCAGCCGAAAACGGGTAAAACGGTATTACTGAAAGAGATTGCTAACGCGATTGCCGGCAATCATCCGGAAGTTTACATGATGGTTTTGCTGATTGATGAGCGTCCGGAAGAAGTAACCGATATGGCCCGCAGTGTGAATGCAGAGGTGATTTCGTCAACTTTTGATGAGCCGGCAGAGCGTCACGTGCGTGTAGCCAACATGGTACTCGAAAAAGCCAAGCGTATGGTGGAATGTGGCCATGATGTGGTTATTCTGCTTGACTCGATTACCCGCCTGGCCCGTGCTTATAACACCGTAGCCCCGGCATCTGGTAAAGTATTATCGGGCGGTGTTGATGCCAACGCACTACACAAACCGAAGCGTTTCTTCGGTGCTGCCCGTAACATTGAAGAGGGAGGTTCGTTGACAATTTTGGCAACAGCACTTACCGAAACCGGTTCGAAAATGGATGATGTGATTTTCGAAGAGTTTAAAGGAACTGGTAACATGGAGCTGCAACTTGACCGGAAATTGTCCAACCGTCGTATTTTCCCGGCAGTGGATATTACTGCTTCCAGTACACGTCGGGAGGAGCTGCTGATAGAAAAATATGCATTGGATAAAATATGGATTCTCCGAAATTACCTTACCGACATGAACTCGGTTGAAGCAATGCAGTTCCTGAAGGATCGACTTCTAAAAACAGCAACCAATGAAGAGTTTCTGGTGTCGATGAACGACAGTTAG